A DNA window from Impatiens glandulifera chromosome 7, dImpGla2.1, whole genome shotgun sequence contains the following coding sequences:
- the LOC124909637 gene encoding uncharacterized mitochondrial protein AtMg00810-like — translation MKEFNMIDLGLLSYYIGIEVDQKKDRIKVKQIFYTKKVLKQFAIVDCNSSKYQMEENFQLKKDVEGILVDLKEYRCIIGCLRYLTHTRPDITYVVDKVSRYMEKPTTLHQQEVTHIFCYVKGSMSYGIQLRKGEEVEELVSFNDIDLDGDTNDKKSTIGMMFYLNGNLTT, via the coding sequence ATGAAGGAGTTCAATATGATTGATCTCGggctactctcgtactataTTGGAATCGAGGTGGACCAGAAGAAAGATAGAATCAAGGTGAAGCAGATATTTTATACAAAGAAGGTGTTAAAACAGTTTGCAATTGTAGATTGCAACTCAAGCAAATATCAGATGGAAGaaaattttcaactaaaaaAGGATGTGGAAGGAATCTTAGTGGATCTGAAGGAGTATAGGTGTATCATTGGGTGTCTCAGGTACTTGACGCACACTCGACCCGATATCACTTATGTAGTTGACAaagtgagtcgatacatggagaagcctaccactctacaccaacagGAAGTAACACACATTTTTTGTTACGTGAAGGGATCTATGAGCTATGGGATTCAATTAAGAAAAGGAGAAGAAGTTGAAGAGCTCGTTAGTTTTAATGATATTGACTTAGATGGTGACACAAACGACAAAAAAAGCACTATAGGGATGATGTTTTATCTTAACGGGAATCTGACCACCTAG